ATCCCCAGCACGCACACTGCCAGCACTCAGTGCCAGGTATACCCTCCATGCCCATCCCCAGCACTCCGCACGCACACTGCCAGCACTCCGCACGCACACTGTCAGCACTCAGTGTCAGGTATCCCCTCCATGCCCATCCCCGGCTGCCCACTCACTGGCGGAACATGCTCTCCATGTCCTTGATCTGCTTTCTGGAGAACTCCTTGAACTCGGTGTAGGGGTTGAAGACCTGGCCGCGGGTGGCCGGCACAGCGGTGCCCTGGTTGATGTCATTCCTCCTGTTCAGCTTGGCACTCAGCTCGGAGTCGGCGTTGGCATTGGCCGGCTTGTCTTCCTCGTCCCCGTTGTGCACGGCGGGCACCTCGTCCTCTGCAGGCGGCTCCGGGGCATCTCCGAGCACCAAGCGGCGCTGCAGCTTCTGGGCTAACTCGTTCTCCGCCATGGGAGCCGGGAGCGCAGGACTGAGGCGGCGGGAGGGG
The sequence above is a segment of the Anomaloglossus baeobatrachus isolate aAnoBae1 unplaced genomic scaffold, aAnoBae1.hap1 Scaffold_4118, whole genome shotgun sequence genome. Coding sequences within it:
- the LOC142277655 gene encoding EF-hand domain-containing protein D2-like yields the protein MAENELAQKLQRRLVLGDAPEPPAEDEVPAVHNGDEEDKPANANADSELSAKLNRRNDINQGTAVPATRGQVFNPYTEFKEFSRKQIKDMESMFRQYDTGRDNFIDMMELKLMMEKLGAPQTHLGLKNMITEVDEDIDGKMNFRE